GAGGTAAGTCCGCTAGGTACGGATAAGGTTGTCGTTGTGGATGCAGACAAAAAGGCATATGCCAAAACCATCGCTGGAAACAAGGTATCCAAGTCTGCCAACCTGAATTTGAACAGTGTCACTTTCGTAACTGCTCAGCTGACCAACGGAACACCAACTATTGCGTATCTATCCGGTACAAATGGTCTTTATTCCGTGAGCACAGCCCTCAAAGTAGCCAAGCTTGCTGGAGAGGAATGGGCAACGTTCCAGCTTCATGACGATGTTCCGGGCATGTTCTACATCAACGCTAATGATGTCTATCGCCTGTATCATGTGCAAGCCAATGGCTCAGGCAAAAAGGTGCTAAGCGACGTTTTCCTGGATGATATCCTTCTGGTCGTGCCAAACTAAGCCACACATGTGGGAATAGTTCTTATAGAGTCTTATAGCTAACTTAACATTGTTGTTTCAAATAAAGAGGATAACCCTAAAGCCATCACGGCTCTGGGTATCCTCTTTTTTTCATGTCCAAAACTATTTTTCAAAAACATCTTCCATATGAGAATGATAATTGTTATCATTAAGAAAATAAGACAAAAGGATGGTCCGTATGACTGAACAGCTTCCCTTCATTTCTGAAACCTCATCTCTGCCGCTCCTCTCTTCCATGTGCCGTGTACGGCGCGGGGAGCATTTCCGTGTGCAAGGCAAGACGGTGTCCCGGCCCATGCTCTGTCTTATTTTACAAGGAGACGGTGTCCTGGTCTTGAACGATACAGTCTATACCGCCGAAGCCCATCAACTCTATGTTCTGAAGCCAGGAACAACAATTGAAGCGGCTGCACGCTCGGCTGTTACGGAGTTTATAATACTTAGTATGGATACGGTATGTTTACAGCAAGTGCACGGCCAATGGATAATGTCCTCCTCCTCCTCCTCTGCTTTCCCGCTTGATTGGGAGACAGGCAGACTGATGGTTCGTCACGACCAACAAGTCAGAGCACGATTTGAACAATTATATAAAGCCTATCGCGGCGTTCACCCTGATCACTTTATCAGTATACATAGCCAGCTGCACGAGCTTTTGCAGTATCTCTCGGAGAACCGGCTTGAAGAAAATTATGAGAAGGTCGATCCGGCGCTTGAACGCAGCATTATGTATATGAGGCGGTTCATGAGTGAAGGTATCAGCATGGATCAACTGGCCAAAATTGCCGGATTGACACCTAGTTCCTATTCTCGCAGTTTCAAAAAAGCCAAAGGCATGTCACCTACCGATTATCTGAATCGCTTACGGATCGACGAGGCCAAAAAACAGCTCAAGCAGGAGTCATGTGAACTCAAAGACGTCGCCGTATCTGTTGGCTATGGCAATGAATACTATTTTAGCCGCAAATTCAAACAAACCTTGGGGATCGCACCCAGCCTATATATGAAAAAAGACCACATTCGCGTGGCTACTGCGTCCAGGATTGAACTTCATGAGAATCTCTCTTCGCTCGGATTACAACCCGTAGCTGCAATGGACGGATGCCATAATCGGGAGCTTGATGAAGTCGAGCAGCAGCAGCAGCTGGCTACGCAATTGGAGAAATTACGTCAGGCCAAGCCGGACCTGATTATCGGTGATTTTTATCATAAACCCTTCTACGATCAGCTCAAAAGTATTGCACCTACGGTTATCCTGGATCAGGCCGATGACTGGAAAGAAAATCACTTACGCTTGGCTGAACTGGTCGGACGAGAGCAGCAGGCTCTGCAAAATTTCAAACAGCTTGAGCTTCGCAACCTTGATGTTGGGCTGCGTTTGAAGCATCATTTCGGGCAAGAACGTATTATGCTTATGCAGGTTACGAATCAGTCTATCCGGCTCCAGGAAACTATCGAGCATCCATTGAATCGCCTTATCTACGGTGAACTCGGACTAAAACCTGCACAGATCATGTCTACAGATTTAATGACAGATGAGTATGCGGCAGATAGCATCCCCATGCTGGACACGGATCATCTGTTCATGAATCGCGTCACCAATTCGCCTGCCAGTGAGAAACAGCTTCGGCGTATGAAACAAACTACAGCCTGGAATCGCTCTCCAGCCGTGTTGAAAGGTAACGTACATGATATATCTAATTGGTCTGTATTATCCTGGACCCCAAGCGGACGCCATCAGATCATGGACGAACTGGAACAGATCGTTCAGCAACTTGTAACCTTATCACGTGTAGGATTAATCGGACAATTGTAAAGCATGTGTTTTTCTTCATTATAAATGTACATGTGCATAATCAACCTAAGACCAAAGAGCCCTCTCCAATTCGGAAAGGGCCCTTTGCGTTGCTGTTATTCATGTTCCTTGATCTCTTCCTTCGGAACCAATTTGTATATTTCTTCATCTTCCATGGTATCAATCAAGCGATCCAGCCATTTGTAATAGGCCTCTGCTTGAAGCACTTTATGCTTGTCTTCCTTAAGAATGTGAAGAAGCTCAGCATCTCCTTGTTCATCCAGGTCAGCAATCAAACGATTCATTTCATCAACGGATTTGCGCAGTACCTGAAGGTTACTCTCCACGGCTTTTCTCCATTTAATCACAAAATAATCCGTAAACGTCTGATGCCAGTCATACTCCACTTCATATAGGTCTTTCCGGGAGCCTTTGCTCCATACTTTATTCACCATTTTTAGATCCAGCAGTGTACGTACGCCGGTACTCATGCTCGTTTTGC
Above is a window of Paenibacillus sp. E222 DNA encoding:
- a CDS encoding helix-turn-helix domain-containing protein; the protein is MTEQLPFISETSSLPLLSSMCRVRRGEHFRVQGKTVSRPMLCLILQGDGVLVLNDTVYTAEAHQLYVLKPGTTIEAAARSAVTEFIILSMDTVCLQQVHGQWIMSSSSSSAFPLDWETGRLMVRHDQQVRARFEQLYKAYRGVHPDHFISIHSQLHELLQYLSENRLEENYEKVDPALERSIMYMRRFMSEGISMDQLAKIAGLTPSSYSRSFKKAKGMSPTDYLNRLRIDEAKKQLKQESCELKDVAVSVGYGNEYYFSRKFKQTLGIAPSLYMKKDHIRVATASRIELHENLSSLGLQPVAAMDGCHNRELDEVEQQQQLATQLEKLRQAKPDLIIGDFYHKPFYDQLKSIAPTVILDQADDWKENHLRLAELVGREQQALQNFKQLELRNLDVGLRLKHHFGQERIMLMQVTNQSIRLQETIEHPLNRLIYGELGLKPAQIMSTDLMTDEYAADSIPMLDTDHLFMNRVTNSPASEKQLRRMKQTTAWNRSPAVLKGNVHDISNWSVLSWTPSGRHQIMDELEQIVQQLVTLSRVGLIGQL
- a CDS encoding GbsR/MarR family transcriptional regulator, encoding MSLDHLQEEQQATVLRIRKRVIEAIGRNMDLYGVTLSTGHLYGLLFFADKPMTLDDMGREMEMSKTSMSTGVRTLLDLKMVNKVWSKGSRKDLYEVEYDWHQTFTDYFVIKWRKAVESNLQVLRKSVDEMNRLIADLDEQGDAELLHILKEDKHKVLQAEAYYKWLDRLIDTMEDEEIYKLVPKEEIKEHE